From one Pseudomonas sp. S35 genomic stretch:
- a CDS encoding glycoside hydrolase family 68 protein, which translates to MKHANHTPTRWTRADALKVNENDPTTTQPLVSPDFPVMSDTVFIWDTMPLRELDGTVVSVNGWSVIFTLTADRRPHDPQFINADGRYDIKRDWEDRHGHARICYWYSRTGKDWIFGGRVMAEGVSPTTREWAGTPILLNNNGDIDLYYTCVTPGATIAKVRGQVVTSDTGVTLQGFDQVKSLFDADGTYYQTEAQNATWNFRDPSPFIDPVDGKLYMVFEGNVAGERGTHDVGPNEIGLVPPGHEDVGGARYQVGCIGIAVAKDLNGDEWEILPPLVTAVGVNDQTERPHYVFQDNKYYLFTISHKFTYADGVTGPDGVYGFVSDHLFGPYTLMNASGLVLGNPPSQPFQTYSHCVMPNGLVTSFIDSVPTTGDDYRIGGTEAPTVRIVLKGDRSFVQEAYDYGYIPAMRDVVLSQ; encoded by the coding sequence ATGAAACATGCGAATCACACACCCACTCGCTGGACACGGGCCGATGCGCTGAAAGTTAATGAGAATGACCCGACGACGACACAGCCGTTAGTGAGTCCTGACTTTCCTGTCATGAGTGACACGGTCTTTATTTGGGACACCATGCCATTGCGTGAACTGGATGGCACGGTGGTATCGGTGAATGGCTGGTCGGTGATCTTCACCTTGACCGCCGACCGTCGCCCCCATGATCCACAATTTATCAATGCCGATGGCCGTTACGACATCAAGCGCGATTGGGAAGACCGCCATGGTCATGCGCGTATCTGCTACTGGTATTCGCGCACCGGCAAAGACTGGATCTTCGGCGGCCGTGTCATGGCCGAAGGGGTTTCGCCGACCACCCGTGAATGGGCGGGCACGCCGATTCTGTTGAATAACAACGGTGACATCGACCTGTACTACACCTGCGTCACGCCGGGTGCCACGATTGCCAAAGTCAGGGGCCAGGTTGTCACGTCGGACACCGGTGTCACGCTCCAGGGCTTTGATCAGGTCAAGTCTTTGTTCGATGCCGACGGCACCTACTACCAAACCGAAGCGCAGAATGCGACCTGGAACTTTCGCGATCCCAGCCCCTTTATCGATCCCGTCGATGGCAAGTTGTACATGGTGTTCGAAGGCAATGTGGCCGGGGAGCGCGGGACTCACGACGTGGGCCCGAATGAAATAGGTCTGGTGCCGCCAGGGCATGAAGATGTGGGGGGTGCGCGTTATCAGGTGGGGTGCATCGGCATTGCCGTGGCCAAGGACCTCAACGGTGACGAGTGGGAAATCCTGCCGCCCTTGGTCACGGCCGTTGGCGTGAACGACCAGACCGAACGGCCGCACTATGTGTTCCAGGACAACAAGTACTACCTGTTTACCATCAGCCACAAGTTCACCTATGCGGATGGCGTGACGGGGCCGGATGGCGTCTATGGGTTCGTCAGTGATCATCTGTTCGGCCCCTATACGCTGATGAATGCGTCGGGGCTGGTACTTGGCAACCCGCCTTCGCAGCCGTTCCAGACGTACTCTCACTGCGTGATGCCCAACGGCCTGGTGACGTCGTTTATCGACAGCGTGCCCACCACCGGCGATGACTATCGCATCGGCGGCACCGAGGCACCGACGGTCAGGATCGTGTTGAAGGGTGATCGTTCGTTTGTGCAGGAGGCTTATGACTACGGCTACATTCCGGCGATGCGGGATGTGGTGTTGAGCCAGTGA
- a CDS encoding sugar ABC transporter permease encodes MNQLKQLFTRYKMLALVIAVAVIWLFFSWQTEGGFLTPRNLSNLLRQMAITGILACGMVLVIISGEIDLSVGSLLGLLGGLAAILDVVYHIPLLANLSLVALCGLMIGLANGYMTAYLRIPSFIVGLGGMLAFRGILLGITGGTTIAPVSPSLVYVGQGYLPHTVGIGLGVLLFALTLFLTWKQRRNRALHGLAAHSLMRDVLRVGVIGAVLAGFVTTLNSYDGIPVPVLLLLVLLGVFSYVTSQTVFGRRVYAVGSNMEATRLSGINVQAVKLWIFGIMGVMCALAGLVNTARLAAGSPSAGNMGELDAIAACFIGGTSMRGGSGTVYGALLGALVITSLDNGMSMLDVDSYWQMIVKGSILVLAVWVDVSTRAGRR; translated from the coding sequence ATGAATCAGCTCAAACAGCTGTTTACCCGCTACAAAATGCTCGCCCTGGTGATCGCCGTGGCGGTGATCTGGCTGTTTTTCAGCTGGCAGACCGAGGGCGGTTTTCTTACCCCGCGCAACCTGTCGAACCTGCTGCGCCAGATGGCGATCACCGGGATTCTGGCCTGCGGCATGGTGCTGGTGATTATCAGCGGCGAGATCGATTTGTCGGTGGGCTCGTTGCTGGGGTTGCTGGGCGGGTTGGCGGCGATCCTGGATGTGGTCTATCACATCCCACTGCTGGCCAATCTCAGCCTGGTGGCGCTGTGCGGGCTGATGATCGGGTTGGCCAACGGCTACATGACAGCTTATCTGCGCATTCCCTCGTTTATCGTCGGGTTGGGCGGCATGCTGGCGTTTCGCGGGATTCTGCTGGGCATCACCGGCGGCACCACCATTGCGCCGGTGTCGCCATCGTTGGTGTACGTGGGCCAGGGGTATTTGCCGCACACAGTGGGCATTGGCCTTGGGGTTCTGCTGTTTGCGCTGACGCTGTTTTTGACCTGGAAACAACGGCGCAACCGTGCGCTGCACGGGCTGGCCGCGCATTCCCTGATGCGTGATGTGTTACGCGTCGGGGTGATCGGCGCGGTACTCGCCGGGTTCGTCACCACCCTCAACAGCTACGACGGCATTCCCGTGCCGGTGCTGCTGTTGCTGGTGCTGCTCGGTGTGTTCAGCTACGTCACCAGCCAGACCGTGTTCGGCCGTCGCGTCTACGCGGTGGGCAGCAACATGGAAGCCACGCGCCTGTCGGGCATCAATGTGCAGGCGGTGAAATTGTGGATCTTCGGCATCATGGGCGTGATGTGCGCACTGGCCGGCCTGGTCAACACCGCGCGCCTCGCTGCGGGCTCACCGTCGGCGGGCAATATGGGCGAACTGGATGCCATCGCTGCGTGCTTTATTGGTGGCACGTCGATGCGCGGTGGTTCGGGCACGGTGTATGGCGCATTGCTCGGGGCGTTGGTGATTACCAGCCTGGATAACGGCATGTCGATGCTGGATGTGGACAGTTACTGGCAGATGATCGTCAAGGGCAGCATTCTGGTGCTGGCGGTGTGGGTGGACGTGAGTACGCGAGCGGGGCGGCGCTGA